One Oryzomonas sagensis DNA segment encodes these proteins:
- a CDS encoding (Fe-S)-binding protein, translating into MEHPQDPLKRVEKDLKKCVKCGACRANCPAFTAFRREPAVARGKVALAQHILKNDIELDDQTYVAMSKCLLCGSCVEKCPNEVPTDEIVVAAREALAQRRGLTTFHAAVGQVIKHRTLMKMGAKMASLLGPLFFRKVPETSGLRLRFPVPFIGRKRHIPTIAKKPFMDRHPEVIPGEPGKPRIVFFVGCMTNFVYTEIGEAALALFRHLGCTVIIPKGQQCCGLPAMSGGDIATVRGLAEKNLAEMERYEADYVMSACATCSGALHRFYPLVVGKRNPELRARLDALAAKTVDASQLLYHLGLSPAETGAGDAVRVTYHDPCHLRTRGLTKQPRELLRGTPGIELTEMEGADRCCGLGGTFNVYHYGSSMTINDAKSRAIIDTAAQVVATGCPGCMMQLSDGLKQHGSRVQVLHTVQLLARQLKR; encoded by the coding sequence GTGGAACACCCTCAAGATCCCCTCAAGCGAGTTGAAAAAGACCTGAAAAAATGTGTGAAATGCGGCGCCTGCCGGGCAAACTGCCCCGCCTTCACCGCATTCCGGCGTGAACCGGCCGTTGCCCGCGGCAAGGTGGCCCTGGCCCAGCATATTCTCAAAAACGACATCGAGTTGGACGACCAGACCTATGTGGCCATGTCCAAATGCCTGTTGTGTGGCAGTTGCGTGGAGAAGTGCCCGAACGAGGTGCCGACCGACGAGATCGTTGTCGCCGCACGGGAGGCCCTGGCGCAGCGTCGCGGCCTGACCACCTTCCACGCGGCTGTCGGCCAGGTGATCAAGCACCGCACCCTGATGAAGATGGGGGCCAAGATGGCCAGCCTCCTCGGCCCGCTCTTTTTCAGAAAGGTTCCTGAAACATCGGGGCTGCGGCTGCGCTTTCCGGTGCCGTTTATCGGCCGGAAGCGCCATATCCCCACCATCGCCAAAAAACCGTTCATGGACCGGCATCCCGAAGTCATCCCGGGCGAACCGGGCAAGCCGCGGATCGTCTTCTTTGTCGGCTGCATGACCAACTTCGTCTATACCGAGATCGGCGAAGCGGCCCTGGCGCTCTTTCGCCACCTGGGCTGCACGGTGATCATCCCCAAGGGGCAGCAGTGCTGCGGCCTGCCGGCCATGTCCGGCGGCGACATCGCCACCGTGCGCGGCCTGGCTGAGAAAAACCTGGCTGAGATGGAACGCTATGAAGCCGACTATGTCATGAGCGCCTGCGCCACCTGCAGCGGCGCCCTTCATCGCTTCTACCCGCTGGTGGTGGGCAAGCGCAATCCCGAACTGCGGGCGCGGCTGGATGCCCTGGCGGCAAAGACCGTGGATGCCTCCCAACTGCTGTACCACCTGGGGCTCAGCCCCGCCGAAACCGGCGCGGGCGACGCCGTGCGCGTGACCTACCACGATCCCTGCCACCTGCGCACCCGCGGTTTGACCAAGCAGCCCCGGGAGCTTTTGCGGGGAACGCCGGGCATCGAACTGACCGAGATGGAAGGGGCCGACCGCTGCTGCGGCCTGGGCGGCACGTTCAATGTCTACCACTACGGTTCGTCCATGACCATCAACGACGCCAAGAGCCGCGCCATCATCGATACCGCCGCCCAAGTCGTGGCGACCGGGTGCCCCGGCTGCATGATGCAACTTTCCGATGGTTTGAAGCAGCACGGTTCCCGCGTCCAGGTGCTGCACACCGTGCAACTTCTTGCCCGTCAACTGAAGCGGTGA
- a CDS encoding helix-turn-helix domain-containing protein, with product MSDFNIGAKIKKLRLAKKMTLQAVARETGFSPALISQIENNNVSPPIATLSKIAKFFDVKIGMFFAEDEEECRFEVVRSNERKVIPRVISRAGTSQGYSYESLSFRKQSKKMEPFLLTVAEKALEENTYSHDGEEFLFVMKGTADLLLDDRKITLYEGDCVYFDSALKHRLLSKDGEEVKVLAVVTR from the coding sequence ATGAGCGACTTCAATATTGGGGCAAAAATCAAAAAATTGCGCCTCGCGAAGAAAATGACCCTTCAGGCAGTGGCCAGGGAAACGGGATTTTCTCCCGCCCTCATCTCGCAGATCGAGAATAACAACGTCTCTCCGCCCATTGCCACGTTGTCCAAGATTGCCAAGTTCTTTGATGTCAAGATCGGGATGTTCTTTGCCGAGGACGAGGAGGAATGCCGCTTCGAGGTGGTCCGTTCCAACGAGCGCAAGGTTATTCCGCGGGTGATCTCCCGCGCCGGTACGAGCCAGGGCTATTCCTATGAATCGCTTTCCTTCCGCAAGCAGAGCAAGAAGATGGAGCCCTTTCTTCTGACGGTCGCGGAAAAGGCGCTTGAGGAGAACACCTACAGCCACGACGGCGAGGAGTTCCTTTTCGTCATGAAAGGAACGGCCGACCTGCTGCTGGATGACCGCAAGATCACCCTCTACGAAGGGGATTGCGTCTACTTCGATTCCGCCCTGAAGCATCGCCTGCTTTCCAAGGACGGGGAAGAGGTGAAGGTGCTGGCCGTCGTGACGAGGTAG
- a CDS encoding acyl-CoA carboxylase subunit beta, producing MSKKAIKPSLQNPFAPPEVVKFTIPGEIPGKTGGYEEVMKDGHDLIHRPIRSVKIDQIEKQHFKKRMTVWERIRVLTENEPNILFQNWGKNLDGASLVTGILNIRGRDVAVYGHDFTVRAGSMDATNGNKLARLFQMAGEKGIPLIGMNDSAGAYVPAGVGGLDGYAEAFTALRKISGVVPSIMCMFGFNAGGGSYLPRQGSFVIQPNDTFFGLTGPGVVKSVLGEDVTPEELGGPKVHGLSGVADLTVEDEVGALRSALQLLNYLPDNNSVLAPFQQTSDPLDRKTWEINTLLKKAFNSPTGFNTPFDVSIMIQQICDHGDYFEMQRDRARNAITAFGRLGGNVVGFVANNSAVASGQIDVDAAYKIARFNRFCNIYNIPLIFMEDTTGFLPGREQEARGIVQAGRAMLDSIVDIRTPRILLIIRNAYGGAYASYNNYPTGADLVLALPTTRLAVMGPAGKEFVYKDELRKVRNAVAEQVKQGTQERTAAGMEPGEAKKEAEKDATEWLKAREAELNLRYEKELMNPKEALSLGSISSLVMPTDLRKVLGENLNFFLRHYKPSPMQGVQREFH from the coding sequence ATGTCCAAGAAAGCGATTAAGCCGTCACTGCAAAACCCGTTTGCCCCGCCTGAGGTTGTCAAATTCACGATTCCCGGAGAGATCCCCGGCAAGACCGGCGGTTATGAAGAGGTGATGAAGGATGGTCATGACCTGATTCATCGCCCCATCAGATCGGTCAAGATCGATCAGATCGAAAAGCAGCACTTTAAAAAGCGGATGACCGTTTGGGAGAGGATCCGCGTCCTTACCGAAAACGAGCCGAATATCCTGTTCCAGAACTGGGGTAAGAACCTGGATGGCGCCTCCCTGGTAACCGGCATCCTCAATATCCGCGGCCGAGATGTGGCGGTCTATGGCCATGACTTCACGGTCCGGGCGGGTTCCATGGACGCCACCAACGGCAACAAACTGGCCCGACTGTTCCAGATGGCCGGGGAAAAGGGAATCCCGCTGATCGGCATGAACGACAGCGCCGGCGCCTACGTGCCTGCGGGGGTCGGCGGCCTGGACGGCTATGCCGAGGCCTTTACGGCGCTGCGCAAGATCAGCGGCGTTGTCCCCAGCATCATGTGCATGTTCGGCTTCAATGCCGGCGGCGGCAGCTACCTCCCCCGCCAGGGCAGCTTTGTGATCCAGCCCAACGATACGTTCTTCGGCCTGACCGGCCCCGGCGTCGTCAAGTCGGTCCTGGGTGAGGATGTCACCCCCGAGGAGCTCGGCGGACCCAAGGTGCACGGGCTGTCGGGCGTTGCCGACCTCACGGTCGAGGACGAGGTGGGCGCCCTGAGAAGCGCGCTTCAACTGCTCAACTACCTGCCGGACAACAACAGCGTCCTGGCCCCTTTCCAACAGACGAGCGACCCCCTCGACCGCAAGACCTGGGAGATCAACACGCTCCTGAAAAAGGCCTTCAACTCCCCCACCGGCTTCAATACCCCCTTCGATGTGTCGATTATGATCCAGCAGATCTGCGACCATGGCGACTATTTCGAGATGCAGCGGGATCGGGCGCGCAATGCCATCACCGCCTTTGGCCGCCTGGGGGGCAACGTGGTCGGTTTCGTGGCCAACAACAGCGCCGTGGCCTCCGGCCAGATCGATGTGGATGCGGCCTACAAGATCGCCCGCTTCAACCGTTTCTGCAACATCTACAACATCCCGCTGATCTTCATGGAGGATACCACCGGCTTCCTGCCGGGGCGTGAGCAGGAGGCCCGCGGCATCGTGCAGGCCGGCCGCGCCATGCTGGATTCCATCGTGGATATCCGAACCCCGCGCATCCTGCTGATCATCCGCAACGCCTACGGCGGGGCCTATGCCTCCTATAACAACTACCCCACCGGCGCCGACCTGGTGCTGGCGCTGCCGACCACCCGCCTGGCGGTCATGGGGCCGGCCGGCAAGGAGTTCGTCTACAAGGACGAACTGCGCAAGGTGCGCAACGCGGTCGCCGAGCAGGTGAAGCAGGGGACCCAGGAGCGGACCGCGGCCGGCATGGAGCCGGGCGAGGCCAAGAAAGAGGCGGAAAAGGACGCGACCGAGTGGCTGAAGGCGCGGGAGGCCGAACTGAACCTCCGCTATGAAAAGGAGCTGATGAACCCCAAAGAAGCGCTCAGCCTGGGCTCCATCTCCTCACTCGTGATGCCCACGGACCTGCGCAAGGTGCTTGGCGAGAACCTGAATTTCTTCCTCCGCCATTACAAGCCTTCTCCAATGCAGGGCGTGCAGCGCGAGTTCCACTAA
- a CDS encoding biotin/lipoyl-containing protein, translating to MSQASDYYLNNPLTHRARRLSSAASEWVRSFSCEDLKPLIVCRGPIRKEAMDVYQEMGITHYGILLSEKDSIVYPTALAPELRQLTDSNRVHRVPDYTGASKEERVERIHQIIEIALDNGYDSIFAGYGFMAEDEEFVAEIEKAGLAFIGPCANTQARAGKKDEAKRTALTVNVSVTPGVNNVTALTLLKKHPTREKLLALVKAEGLVCDAKVLKDAKVPLEALADHVLTASYAKGIDLFTIEELCAQVQNEVAELFRNYPRNRFRLKAIGGGGGKGQRIVGAALLAAKHADEKMIAKAAAEAPAMVREILNEVKANGVGDNKNILIELNIEQTRHNEIQLLGNGEWCIALGGRDCSLQMHEQKLLEVSVTQESLAAAIAKAKAAGRKEEVKALESDLKVLQRMEEESARFGQAVGLDSASTFECIVDRDRHYFMEVNTRIQVEHRVTELCYSLKFVNPKNKNDFFVVESLVEAMALLARHKKRLPKPERIVRFNAAVEARLNATDASLSPHAGGMIRYWSKPIEGEIRDDQGISMLNPDTAVFMKYKVAGAYDSNIALLLTKGEDRFASYEHLSEVLRSTTLRGSALATNLEFHYGLVNWFLGRNVMAKPTTRFVVPYLTLVGTLKEEANRLDPVYAFLQMKKHYDKIVCEQYADQPEVCARERKHMSALLDRKGTLITRPMERLLGDPHLLSGWLSMNTINFRIEKGRVIWLRNPLGVLNETYEYMHMSYRPHKPAAEIIWNHDNELLQQSLHFYRTLREKLGLARDEYFQLNELLKKEQPQGGFDAEQWDQIRSAHFGYEAGLELLGMLFLVGGNTRFWDMHVQDDLEIVIPDYLTDPDLQARMKKILVPPPATKADEIVAACGGMYYGQEAPGLPMFVYEGMHFEKDQPLYIIEVMKMFNTIKAQFSGTIDKIIMDGGDGTIVQKGQPLFKITPDEKFVEVDPKVLEREKRERTAEYLKAVI from the coding sequence ATGTCACAAGCTTCCGATTACTACCTGAACAACCCCCTGACCCACCGGGCCCGTCGCCTGAGCAGTGCCGCTTCCGAGTGGGTGCGCTCCTTTTCCTGCGAGGACCTGAAGCCGCTCATCGTCTGCCGCGGCCCGATCCGGAAGGAGGCGATGGATGTGTACCAGGAGATGGGCATCACCCACTACGGTATCCTGCTCTCCGAAAAGGATTCCATCGTGTATCCCACCGCCCTGGCCCCCGAACTGCGCCAGCTGACCGATTCCAACCGGGTGCATCGCGTGCCCGACTATACCGGCGCCAGCAAGGAGGAGCGGGTGGAGCGCATCCACCAGATCATCGAGATCGCCCTGGATAACGGTTACGACTCGATCTTTGCCGGCTACGGCTTCATGGCCGAGGATGAGGAATTCGTTGCCGAGATCGAGAAGGCCGGCCTCGCCTTCATCGGTCCCTGCGCAAATACCCAGGCCCGGGCCGGCAAAAAGGACGAAGCCAAACGGACCGCCCTTACGGTGAATGTCAGCGTCACCCCCGGCGTCAACAACGTAACGGCCCTGACCCTGCTCAAGAAGCATCCCACCCGCGAGAAGCTCCTGGCGCTGGTCAAGGCCGAGGGGCTCGTCTGCGATGCCAAGGTGCTCAAGGACGCCAAGGTGCCGCTTGAAGCGTTGGCCGACCATGTCCTGACCGCCTCCTATGCCAAGGGGATCGACCTCTTTACCATCGAGGAGTTGTGCGCCCAGGTCCAGAACGAGGTGGCCGAACTGTTCCGCAACTACCCCCGTAACCGTTTCCGCCTGAAGGCCATCGGCGGCGGCGGCGGCAAGGGGCAGCGCATCGTCGGCGCCGCGCTGTTGGCGGCGAAGCATGCCGACGAAAAGATGATCGCCAAGGCGGCCGCCGAGGCGCCGGCCATGGTCCGGGAGATCCTCAACGAGGTCAAGGCCAACGGCGTCGGCGACAACAAGAACATCCTGATCGAACTCAACATCGAGCAGACCCGCCACAACGAGATCCAGCTCTTGGGCAACGGCGAGTGGTGCATCGCCCTTGGCGGGCGTGATTGTTCCCTGCAGATGCATGAACAGAAGCTGCTGGAGGTCTCCGTCACCCAGGAAAGCCTGGCCGCGGCCATTGCCAAGGCAAAGGCAGCAGGCAGGAAGGAAGAGGTCAAAGCCCTGGAGAGCGACCTGAAGGTGCTCCAGCGTATGGAAGAGGAATCGGCCCGTTTCGGTCAGGCGGTCGGCCTGGACTCGGCCTCGACCTTCGAGTGCATCGTTGACCGCGACCGTCACTATTTCATGGAGGTGAACACCCGTATCCAGGTGGAACACCGGGTCACGGAGCTCTGCTACAGCCTCAAGTTCGTCAATCCCAAGAACAAAAACGACTTCTTTGTCGTCGAATCCCTGGTGGAGGCCATGGCACTGTTGGCGCGGCACAAGAAGCGCCTCCCCAAACCGGAGCGGATCGTCCGTTTCAATGCGGCCGTAGAGGCCCGCCTGAACGCCACCGACGCCTCCCTTTCCCCCCACGCCGGCGGCATGATCCGCTACTGGTCGAAGCCGATCGAAGGGGAGATCCGGGACGATCAGGGGATCAGCATGCTGAACCCCGACACCGCCGTCTTCATGAAGTACAAGGTGGCCGGGGCCTATGATTCCAATATTGCCCTCCTTCTGACCAAGGGGGAGGACCGCTTCGCCAGCTACGAGCATCTGTCCGAGGTATTGCGCAGCACCACACTGCGGGGCAGCGCGCTGGCGACCAACCTGGAGTTCCATTACGGCCTCGTGAACTGGTTTTTGGGCAGGAACGTCATGGCCAAGCCGACCACCCGGTTCGTGGTCCCGTACCTGACCCTGGTCGGAACCCTGAAGGAAGAGGCCAACAGGCTGGACCCGGTGTACGCCTTCCTGCAGATGAAGAAGCACTATGACAAGATCGTCTGCGAACAATACGCCGATCAGCCCGAGGTGTGCGCCAGGGAGCGCAAACACATGTCGGCCCTGCTGGACCGCAAGGGGACCCTGATCACCCGCCCCATGGAGCGCCTCCTGGGTGACCCCCACCTGCTCTCCGGCTGGCTGAGCATGAATACGATCAACTTCCGCATCGAGAAGGGACGCGTCATTTGGCTGCGCAACCCCTTGGGCGTCCTCAACGAGACGTACGAATATATGCACATGTCCTATCGTCCGCACAAACCGGCGGCCGAGATCATCTGGAACCATGACAACGAACTGCTCCAGCAGTCGCTGCATTTCTACCGTACCCTGCGCGAGAAGTTGGGTCTGGCGCGCGACGAATATTTCCAGCTCAACGAACTGCTGAAAAAGGAACAACCCCAGGGCGGCTTTGACGCCGAGCAGTGGGACCAGATCCGTTCAGCCCATTTCGGCTACGAGGCCGGACTCGAACTGCTCGGCATGCTGTTCCTGGTCGGCGGAAACACCCGGTTCTGGGATATGCACGTCCAGGACGACCTGGAGATCGTCATTCCCGATTACCTCACCGACCCGGACCTGCAGGCGCGGATGAAAAAGATCCTGGTGCCGCCGCCCGCAACCAAGGCCGATGAAATCGTCGCCGCCTGCGGGGGGATGTACTATGGCCAGGAAGCGCCGGGACTCCCCATGTTCGTCTATGAAGGGATGCACTTCGAGAAGGATCAGCCGCTCTACATCATCGAGGTCATGAAGATGTTCAACACGATCAAGGCGCAGTTCTCCGGGACTATCGACAAGATCATCATGGACGGCGGCGACGGGACGATCGTGCAGAAGGGGCAACCGCTCTTCAAGATCACGCCTGACGAGAAATTCGTCGAGGTGGACCCCAAGGTTCTGGAACGCGAGAAGCGCGAACGGACGGCCGAATACCTGAAGGCGGTCATCTGA
- a CDS encoding acyl-CoA mutase large subunit family protein has product MSIPEDKKAWQDGIVAKSIAKSPERKPEFRTSSNIEMERCFTPEFDYPGYGDQLGLPGQYPYTRGVQPTMYRGRFWTMRQYAGFGTAKESNERYKYLLQAGQTGLSVAFDLPTQMGYDSDAAMAAGEVGKVGVAIDSLADMETLFDGIPLDKVSTSMTINSTAAILLCMYIAVAEKQGVPADKISGTIQNDILKEYMARGTYIYPPKESMRIITDIFAYCKDHVPKWNTISISGYHIREAGSSAVQEVAFTLADGIAYVEAAIKAGLNVDEFAPRLAFFFNAHNNLLEEVAKFRAARRIWGRIMKERFGAKDPKSQMLRFHTQTAGCTLTAQQPDNNIMRVTIQALAAVLGGTQSLHTNSRDEALALPTEDSVRIALRTQQVIAYESGVADSIDPLAGSFLVESLTDQVEKAAMEYIEKIDKLGGAVEAISRGFQQKEIQDSAYAYQKAIESNDMVIVGVNKFTVQEPPPAGLLKVKEEVEISQKQTLGAVKAGRDAAAVRAALSALETAARGSDNLMPHILKAVKSYATLGEIADVFREVFGKHHETVVL; this is encoded by the coding sequence ATGAGTATTCCCGAAGACAAGAAGGCGTGGCAGGACGGCATCGTTGCGAAAAGTATCGCCAAGTCGCCGGAGCGCAAACCGGAGTTCCGTACCAGTTCCAACATCGAAATGGAGCGTTGTTTTACCCCGGAATTCGATTACCCCGGCTACGGCGACCAGCTCGGGCTCCCCGGCCAGTACCCTTACACCCGTGGCGTGCAGCCGACCATGTACCGCGGCCGTTTCTGGACCATGCGCCAGTATGCCGGTTTCGGCACCGCCAAGGAGTCCAACGAACGCTACAAGTACCTGCTCCAGGCGGGCCAGACAGGGCTGTCCGTCGCCTTCGACCTGCCGACCCAGATGGGCTATGACTCCGATGCGGCCATGGCAGCCGGCGAGGTCGGCAAGGTCGGCGTCGCCATCGACTCCCTGGCCGATATGGAGACTCTCTTCGACGGCATCCCGCTGGACAAGGTTTCCACCTCCATGACCATCAACTCCACCGCCGCCATCCTGCTCTGCATGTACATCGCCGTGGCCGAGAAACAGGGGGTTCCGGCGGACAAGATCTCCGGCACCATCCAGAACGATATCCTCAAGGAGTATATGGCCCGCGGGACCTATATCTACCCTCCGAAAGAGTCCATGCGGATCATCACCGACATCTTCGCCTACTGCAAGGATCACGTGCCCAAGTGGAACACCATCTCCATCTCCGGCTACCATATCCGCGAGGCGGGTTCCAGCGCGGTGCAGGAGGTTGCTTTTACCCTGGCCGACGGCATCGCCTACGTGGAGGCCGCCATCAAGGCCGGGCTGAACGTGGATGAGTTCGCCCCGCGTCTGGCCTTCTTCTTCAACGCCCACAACAACCTGCTGGAGGAGGTGGCCAAGTTCCGCGCCGCACGCCGTATCTGGGGCAGGATCATGAAGGAGCGCTTCGGCGCCAAGGACCCCAAGTCACAGATGCTCCGCTTCCACACCCAGACCGCCGGTTGCACCCTGACCGCCCAGCAGCCGGACAACAACATCATGCGCGTCACCATCCAGGCCCTGGCGGCCGTGCTGGGGGGCACCCAGTCGTTGCACACCAATTCCCGGGACGAGGCCCTGGCCCTGCCGACCGAGGATTCGGTCCGCATCGCCCTGCGCACCCAGCAGGTAATCGCCTACGAATCGGGCGTGGCCGATTCCATCGATCCTTTGGCCGGCTCGTTCCTGGTGGAGTCCCTGACCGATCAGGTGGAAAAGGCGGCCATGGAGTACATCGAGAAAATCGACAAGCTGGGCGGGGCCGTGGAGGCCATCTCCCGCGGCTTCCAGCAGAAGGAGATTCAGGATTCGGCCTACGCCTACCAGAAGGCTATCGAGTCCAACGATATGGTCATCGTGGGGGTCAACAAATTCACCGTCCAGGAACCGCCGCCCGCCGGCCTGCTCAAGGTCAAGGAGGAGGTGGAGATCTCCCAGAAACAGACCCTGGGCGCAGTGAAGGCCGGACGGGACGCCGCGGCGGTACGGGCAGCCCTGAGTGCCTTGGAAACGGCCGCCCGGGGGAGCGACAATCTCATGCCCCACATCCTGAAGGCGGTCAAGTCCTACGCGACCTTGGGCGAGATCGCGGATGTGTTCAGGGAGGTGTTCGGCAAGCACCACGAAACCGTGGTGCTGTAG
- the mce gene encoding methylmalonyl-CoA epimerase, producing MLTKINHIGIAVRSLDETLPFYRDNLGMAFAGIEEVAEQKVRVAMLQVGESKIELLEPTGEDSPVAKFLEKNGPGIHHLAYEVEDIEAAIARLLADGARMIDERPRSGAHGTRIAFVHPKSSNGVLTELCQSGH from the coding sequence ATGCTTACCAAGATCAATCATATCGGCATTGCCGTGCGGTCCCTCGATGAGACCCTGCCGTTCTACCGGGACAATCTGGGGATGGCCTTTGCGGGCATCGAAGAGGTTGCCGAGCAAAAGGTGCGGGTCGCCATGCTGCAGGTGGGCGAATCCAAGATCGAACTCCTGGAGCCGACCGGCGAGGACAGCCCGGTGGCGAAGTTCCTGGAAAAGAACGGTCCCGGCATTCACCATCTGGCGTACGAGGTGGAGGATATCGAGGCGGCCATAGCCCGGCTGCTGGCCGACGGGGCGCGGATGATCGACGAGCGGCCGAGAAGCGGCGCCCATGGGACGCGGATCGCTTTCGTGCATCCCAAGAGCAGTAACGGCGTCCTGACGGAGCTGTGCCAGTCAGGGCACTGA
- the rplM gene encoding 50S ribosomal protein L13 has product MKTEVAKAEDVKRDWYIVDAQDVVLGRLATQVANVLRGKNKAIFTPSVDTGDFVIVVNAEKIALTGRKLDGKVYYNHTGFPGGLKEITAGKLLEKKPEDLIRKAVKGMLPKNKLARHMLKKLKVYAGASHPHDAQQPKNLAF; this is encoded by the coding sequence ATGAAAACCGAAGTTGCAAAAGCGGAAGACGTAAAACGTGATTGGTATATTGTGGACGCGCAGGATGTCGTGTTGGGACGTCTTGCCACCCAGGTCGCCAATGTGTTGCGCGGCAAGAACAAGGCCATTTTTACCCCCAGCGTGGACACCGGTGATTTCGTTATCGTGGTGAACGCCGAGAAGATCGCACTGACCGGCCGCAAGCTGGATGGCAAGGTCTACTACAACCATACCGGTTTTCCGGGTGGACTGAAAGAGATCACTGCCGGCAAGCTTCTGGAGAAAAAACCGGAAGACCTCATCCGCAAGGCTGTCAAGGGCATGCTCCCCAAGAACAAACTTGCCCGGCACATGCTCAAGAAGCTCAAGGTCTATGCAGGCGCCAGCCATCCCCACGACGCCCAGCAGCCCAAGAACCTGGCATTTTAA
- the rpsI gene encoding 30S ribosomal protein S9: protein MAAVSYYGTGKRKSSIARVWLKPGAGKITVNDKTLDEYFGRETSKMVVRQPLELVEKVGVYDIYVTVQGGGDSGQAGAIKHGITKALLETDAELRGVLKKAGFITRDSRVKERKKYGRAAARARFQFSKR, encoded by the coding sequence ATGGCAGCAGTCAGCTATTATGGTACAGGAAAACGCAAGAGCTCGATAGCCCGCGTATGGCTCAAGCCGGGCGCCGGCAAGATTACGGTCAACGACAAGACCCTTGACGAGTATTTCGGCCGCGAGACCTCCAAAATGGTCGTGCGTCAGCCGTTGGAACTGGTCGAGAAGGTCGGCGTGTACGATATCTACGTAACGGTTCAGGGGGGCGGCGACTCCGGTCAGGCCGGTGCCATCAAGCACGGCATCACCAAGGCCCTGCTGGAAACCGACGCCGAATTGCGCGGCGTGCTCAAGAAGGCGGGTTTCATTACCCGCGATTCCCGCGTGAAAGAACGTAAGAAATACGGTAGAGCCGCAGCCCGCGCACGGTTCCAGTTCTCCAAGCGTTAA
- the argC gene encoding N-acetyl-gamma-glutamyl-phosphate reductase — protein MLNVAIVGASGYTGLELIRILHCHPEVAVTCLTSEQSAGKRVSEVFPTLRGRCDLVLENLEPVRVAEKADVVFTALPHKAAMEVVPTFLRLGKTVIDLSADYRLSDPDVYGAWYEKHLNPANLKKAVYGLPEIRRVKIKGARLVANPGCYPTSIILGLAPLLKRGLIDPHGIIADAASGTSGAGRSAKVDGLYCEVNEGFKAYGVGGAHRHTPEIEQELSLLAGAGLKITFTPHLVPMDRGILSTIYATPAKETTTGKLVALYEEFYSGEPFVRVLPQGSLPSTAFVRGSNFCDIAPLVDGRTGRVIVVSAIDNLVKGASGQAVQNMNLACGFPETLSLDGLALFP, from the coding sequence ATGTTGAACGTCGCCATTGTCGGAGCCAGCGGTTACACCGGCCTGGAGTTGATCCGCATCCTGCACTGTCACCCCGAGGTCGCGGTGACCTGCCTGACCTCCGAGCAGAGCGCCGGGAAGCGGGTCTCCGAGGTCTTCCCCACCCTGCGGGGGCGCTGCGATCTGGTGCTTGAAAATCTGGAGCCGGTACGGGTTGCGGAAAAAGCCGACGTCGTCTTCACGGCCCTGCCCCACAAGGCGGCCATGGAGGTGGTGCCCACCTTCCTGAGGTTGGGGAAAACGGTGATCGACCTGTCGGCCGACTACCGGCTCTCCGACCCGGACGTCTATGGGGCCTGGTACGAAAAACACCTCAACCCGGCCAACCTGAAAAAGGCGGTCTACGGCCTGCCGGAGATCAGGCGGGTCAAGATCAAGGGGGCCCGGCTGGTGGCCAACCCCGGCTGTTACCCCACCAGCATCATCCTCGGCCTGGCGCCGCTCTTGAAAAGGGGGCTGATCGACCCGCACGGCATCATCGCCGATGCCGCCTCGGGCACAAGCGGCGCCGGCAGGTCGGCCAAGGTCGACGGCCTGTACTGCGAGGTCAATGAAGGCTTCAAGGCCTACGGCGTCGGCGGTGCTCACCGGCATACGCCGGAGATCGAGCAGGAGTTGTCGCTGTTGGCTGGGGCCGGCCTCAAAATCACCTTTACGCCGCATCTGGTCCCCATGGACCGGGGGATACTCTCCACCATCTACGCGACCCCGGCAAAAGAGACGACAACCGGGAAATTGGTCGCCCTCTACGAGGAGTTCTATAGCGGCGAGCCCTTCGTGCGCGTGCTCCCCCAGGGGAGCCTCCCTTCCACCGCTTTCGTGCGCGGGTCCAACTTCTGCGATATCGCACCCCTGGTTGACGGCCGTACCGGGCGGGTCATCGTGGTTTCGGCCATCGACAATCTGGTCAAAGGGGCCTCGGGCCAGGCGGTGCAGAACATGAACCTCGCCTGCGGGTTCCCGGAGACCTTGAGCCTGGACGGCCTGGCGCTCTTCCCGTGA